A stretch of the Corylus avellana chromosome ca6, CavTom2PMs-1.0 genome encodes the following:
- the LOC132184045 gene encoding uncharacterized protein LOC132184045 encodes MTEVLIEIRRGPNFKWPTRMKGLASKRDHTKFCQYHNEVSHLIKECVSLRQEIESFIRNGKLVRFLADERDRGRDHQQPLPLEGNREAVGGRDQRPRHGNGSRDDRYVDPAHNQQAKPRNDRDACPPPQNPNVVGEILTISGGIAGGGESNSARRAHARRVQTEEVLFLEGFAKTLKQEPMVLSFTEEDAKGVMMPHDDTLVVTVTVANHLLHRILIKNGSSADILYWPVFKQMGIDRSRITPFGSPLVGFAGGQVQPIRIISLPVTAGTAPKQSTVMVVFLVVNRPFAYNAIISQPALNKLKAVTSTYHLKTKFPIEEGIREVKGGQTTARKCYITSLKKPSEVTPLTVSTVGSRK; translated from the coding sequence ATGACCGAGGTGTTGATAGAGATCAGAAGGGGCCCCAACTTCAAATGGCCAACAAGGATGAAGGGTCTCGCATCAAAGCGAGACCATACCAAGTTTTGCCAATATCACAATGAAGTCAGCCACTTGATAAAGGAGTGTGTATCTCTTCGTCAAGAGATAGAATCCTTCATTAGGAATGGCAAACTAGTAAGGTTCCTGGCAGACGAGAGGGACAGAGGAAGAGATCATCAGCAACCCCTGCCGCTTGAGGGGAACCGAGAAGCCGTTGGAGGCCGAGACCAAAGGCCAAGACATGGTAATGGCTCGAGGGATGATCGGTATGTCGACCCAGCACATAATCAGCAAGCTAAGCCGAGGAATGATCGGGATGCTTGTCCCCCACCTCAGAATCCTAATGTAGTAGGAGAAATCCTAACCATTTCAGGAGGAATAGCTGGTGGAGGGGAGTCCAACTCAGCTAGAAGAGCCCATGCTAGAAGGGTGCAGACAGAGGAGGTTCTCTTCCTTGAAGGGTTTGCTAAGACCTTGAAACAAGAGCCCATGGTTTTATCATTCACCGAGGAAGATGCAAAGGGCGTAATGATGCCTCATGATGATACATTGGTGGTAACAGTGACTGTAGCCAACCATTTGCTCCACCGgattctaataaaaaatggaaGCTCGGCTGACATCCTCTATTGGCCAGTTTTCAAACAGATGGGCATTGATCGTAGTAGGATCACACCATTTGGCTCTCCCTTAGTTGGATTTGCGGGAGGGCAAGTCCAACCTATCAGAATTATCTCACTACCAGTAACAGCAGGAACAGCTCCTAAGCAGTCAACTGTCATGGTAGTCTTCTTGGTAGTCAACCGACCATTTGCTTACAACGCAATAATCAGTCAACCAGCCTTGAATAAGTTGAAAGCGGTAACTTCAACTTACCATCTGAAGACGAAGTTCCCAATAGAGGAAGGTATCAGAGAGGTCAAGGGTGGCCAAACTACAGCAAGGAAGTGTTACATAACTTCCCTGAAGAAGCCTTCAGAGGTAACACCTTTGACGGTGAGCACCGTGGGAAGTAGAAAGTAA